The following nucleotide sequence is from Paenibacillus odorifer.
CCTGAGGTCGGGAGCACTTTTATTGCGGGCCTCGAATTCTTGCAGTTCCTTTTGTGCGGTTTCTTCAATCCATCGACAGACACGGAGAATTTGGTCAGGGCCGGCTTGTTGCGCTTTCAACACTGAGAACAGGTCATGAACCCATTCTAAGATGCCTGTCACATTCAGAATCTGCAGGTTATGGATCAGCGGTTCTCTAATTGTATTAAAGTGATCCAGGATGTTTATCTCCGGCTGTTGAATATCCTGAATATTCGCGTAATGCACAGGCTCCGGATTATATATGCCCAGGTTGCACGCTTGTTTAGCATCTAGGTATGCCTGTCTAAGCTTGGAAACCTCATTATAACAACCGCTGGTACCTACATGTAGGATCTTTCCGTGCGCAGATATCCGCATAATGTCACCGATATCTTTTAAATCGTTGTCTGACAGCGGCTCAGCAGAATATACAATCCACACGTATAGTCCCTTTTGAAGCTCTAAGCTGTCAAAGCTCAACGCCTTCTCTTGCCGCAGACTGTCTGCACAGGAGCAGACGGTTTCTCTGGTGCTCCCTTTGAGGACAAAGACCGAGAAATAAGTCTGGGGCAAGGTAAGGCTGGATAATAGTAGAGGGGAAGAGGGCTCTTCGATATGTAAGAATGTCAATAAAAGCCCGGAACGGTGGCGTTCTTCCTTGTCGCGCGCGAGCTGCCGTTCTTTGTCTAGCCGATATAGCAGCTCGAACAGCTGCTCTTTATTGATTGGTTTTAATAAATAGTCTACAGCTGAGCTGCGGATGGCTTCTCGGGCATAATTAAATTCAACAAATCCACTCATTAGAATAGAATAGATCTGCGGATGGGTGGCTTTTAACTGCTTAATCAGCTCCAAACCATTGATTTGCGGCATACGAATATCTGTAATCACGACATCAAGTTGAAGTGTGGTTAACTCATCTAATAGATGTTTTCCGTCGGAGTAGGTGCCGATGACCAGAAATTCGGCGCTTTCTTTACTGATCATTCGAGCCAGTCCTTCGCGGATTAAGATCTCATCATCAACAATCGCAATACGCAGCAATCAGAGCAGCCCCTCTCCTAAATAAATTCATCTTCGCTATATTTAGCGTTAATATCCTCAATGCGCAGGGTAACACGAGTGCCGACTCCAAGCTCACTCTCTACAAGCAGTCCAAACGAGCTGCCGTAATGCAGGCGGATTCTCTCATTTACATTACGTAGTCCAATCCCGAACCTTTCATTGTCCGTTCCAGTTTGCAGACTATTGTTTAAGGAACGAAGATTAGCTTCATCCATACCGATCCCATCATCTTCTACACAGAAAACGGCATCTCCATGCTCGCTCCATGCGGTGATGCTCAAGGTGCCCAGTCCTACTTTTTGATCCAAGCCGTGAAAGACTGCATTTTCTACGATCGGTTGAAAGACAAGTTTAATAACAGGAAGATGAAGGAGTTCGTCCGGCACGTCAATGTTAAGTCTGAATTTGTCTGGGAATCGGATTTCCAGCAGCTGATAATAATTCCGTACATGATCCAGCTCTTGTCTAATTGTAACAGCCTCTTCGTTTCGGACAATGCTGTAACGCATTTGAAGTCCCAGTAAATAGGTTAGCTTCGCCACACGTGGATCATCATTGCTTTCTGCAAGCATGCGGATGGATTCCAGCGTGTTATAAATAAAATGGGGATTGATTTGGTTCTGAAGTGCCCGCATATCAGCCTTCTGCTTCCGTTTCTCCGTGATGGATACTTCTTGTAACAGATCTTTGACCCTTACGATCATCCGATTAAAATGACTGCCCAGCATCCCAATCTCATCATTATATTTGGAATGCTGCCAGACATCCAGATTACCATGCTGCACCCGTTTCATTAGGCGGACCAAGGATTTAAGGGGTTTGGTCAGGGCATGGGAAATTATAGTCGCAACAAAAAGCGCAAAGGCAATGATGATCAGTGTGGTCAAGATAAGCGTATTCCGATTCTTTTGTACAGGGGATAGGATACGTGTTAAAGGAATCGTAACCATGGTGGTCCAACCGGTCTGTTTCGAGACGGTATACACTGCAAGATAAGACTGGCCATTCAAGTCTATTTGAAAATGATCCTGCTGCTGATTTACTTGCTGCAGCAACAGCTTTGTATTCAGAGTTTGTGTATCGGCAGCCAGATTCGGAACCGCTGAATCTTCACTGGCATAGATCAGTTCTCCATTGTTATCTACAATGAACGTATTTCCTTGCGTAACTGCATTTACGGGATCGATAATACCCTTAAACAGATTGATGTCTACATCGAAAACGAGAATTCCTATATTCTGCAAAGTACTTACAGAGTTAATCGTACGCAGAACACTAAAGACCTCTTTATGGACATTCGAGTTGGTACGGATTGTATGTCTGCCCTGAATGACAGGCGCCGCTCCGGCATCTTCACTCATGGCTCTCCATTTAGCTAATCGTTCCTCTGGATACAGCTCATTAATTCCGGCGTCCTTATCATAAAAGACCGAACCGTACTGGTCTACCAAATACACGGCAATGATCTCTTCCTTAGTATGATTCAAATAGCTAAGGAACATCGCCATGCCCGTATTTTTTTCCCAGTCGGTATTTTGCTGTGTCAGGTAGACTTGCACATCGGTGTTATACAGCGGCAGGGCTGTATATCTCTTGAGGTCGGCAATATACCGGTCAATGGTATCTGAAGCATTCGATGTCATTTGACCCGCACCGTCAGTCGCATTCACAAGAACCGAGTTGAACATGGAGCGGGATGATAGATAACTTACATAAGTGATCGGCAGAGAGATCAGAAAAACAAAGATAACGATCAGCTTGCGCTCCATCGGTAGATTGGCAAGGAACAACCACATTTTGCGTAAAGTTAACCGGATGTATGATAGCATTTGCGTTGTTCCTTTCCTGTAATAAGCTACCTTATTTGACCGCTCCGCTGGTTACGCCTTCAAAGATGTAACGCTGCAGGAAGAAATATAAAATTACTGTTGGCAGCAGAATAAGCAGAATAGCTGCACAGATTAAATTCCATTCCCCCGAATTGACCCCTTGAAAACGCATCAGGATCGTCGTAACTACACCAAGGCTTTGTTTAGGCATATAGAGATAAGGGATGTACATGTCATTATAGATACTAATGGTTTTTAAAATAATCAAAGTAGCCGTTGCTGGCGTAAGTAAAGGGAAAATAATCGACCGATAGATTCTGAACAGAGAGGCACCTTCTACCATCGCACTTTCATCGAGATCCACGGGAATATTACGGATAAATTGCAGGTATAAAATGATTTGAATTACATCTGCTCCAATATAGAGCACGATCGGGGCGCCAAGCGTATTGTAAAGACCCATATTTTTGATGATACCAAAAGTCGCTACTTGTGTCGTGATACTAGGAATGATAGTGGCTACTAAATAAGCACCGAAAACAATGGGTTTCAATTTGAAAGAAAAGCGTCCTAATACAAATGCTACCATAGTCCCGAACAAAATGTTCAGAATTAAAGTGATAGCTATAATAATTAATACGTTGCCAAAGCCATTGAGTAGACCTCCACGCTGAAACACGGCAATGAAGTTATCGAAGTTTAAAAAGCTTTTTGGCAACGCGGTGGAGCTACTGCTGTTGAATTCTTCGGTCGATTTGAAGGCGTTAACGATGACCACATATGGAGGGAAGAGCACGACGAATACGCCGATAATTAGCGAAAAGTATTTAATGATATCTGTAAAACGAAACTTAGAGTGTGTCATAGCTACTTATCTCCTCCCCGGCTAAGAACAAGTTGTTGTATGAGCAGTACGATGACGACAAAGAAGAGTAGGATTATACTCATTGCAGATGCAAGGCCGTAGTTGTTAAATGCAAATGCGGTATCGACAACCCGTTGTACATAAGTTTGGCTGGCCCCTGCTGGACCACCTTTGGTCAACACGAAGGGGAGATCGAATACTTCCAGTGCCCCTGTAACGGTAAGAAATAAATTAAGCTGAATAACAGCCTTCATATTGGGCAAAGTGATTCTCCACAGCGTTTGAAAGGAGCCGGCACCATCGATCTTAGAAGCTTCATAAATGTCACGTGGAATGGCCTGCAAGGATGCGATATAAATGACCATGTTGTAGCCCATGAAACGCCAAAATCCTGTGGATGCAAGGGAGTAGTTGACTAGTCCTTCTGTTCCAAGCCAACTGGTCTGTCCGAGGCCGGTCAGGCCAATGCTATTCAGGAGCATATTCAATGAACCGTTAGTAGTGTCAAAGACATAACCGAACATAAAGGCTACAGCGACTCCGTTCATGATATAAGGAAGGAAAAGTAAGATGCGGAATGCATTTTTCCCTTTTAGTCTACTATTCAGCACAACCGCAAAATAAATAGCAACGATATTCTGGAGAATTCCCATTGCAAAATAAGCAAAGTTATGTGTGAAAACCTTGAAGATATCAGGATTGGAGAAGACCTCGCGGTAGTTATCTAGGCCAACCCAAGGTTTTTCGGGACTATAGCCATCCCAATTTGTAAAGCTGTAATAGATCAGTTTAAGTGCCGGATAATACGTGAATGTTGCAAGCAGCAACAATGGAATCGTGAGGAAGGATACAATGATTATAGTCTTCTGTTTGTTATAGGAAAGTGTTCCGAACATCGCTAGCCCTTCTTTCATAAAAGCGTGGTATGGAAAGGCAAAATGGATTATCCGTAAAGGCAATAATCCATTTTGCGCCGTTCTGTACTTCTAATCACAAGCTCAAATTAATAGCCGAGGTCCTTCTTGGCTTTAGCCCAAGCTTTATTCCACTTGTCTAATACAGTTTGTGGATCCTTGGCAAGCACGAATTCCTGTACTACAGCAGGAAGATCCAGTTGTGCCTTGTTACCGATCTCTGTAACCTTCGCATCGTCAACAGTTCCTTCTACCAGTTCTACTCCGGTAGCTTGGAATTCTTTCAGCTGAGTCAGATTGGATTCCTTGCCTTTTAATGGAGAGATAAAGCCAGCGAAATCCTCATAGCCCGAATCCTCAATCATCCATTTTACGAAGGCTTTAGCTGCCTCTAAATTTTTGCTGTTTTTGGCAACGGCATAGAAGAAGTCAGGGCTTAGGGTAGCAGATGGTTTACCCGAATTGTCATAAGGGAATGGGAAGAAGCCGACATTGTCTGAAGCAGCGCCTGCTCCGATGACTTGGTTAATAACCCAGTTGCCAAGATAATACATGGCGAACTTGCCGGAAGCGATGTCCTTTTTCGATTGTTCCCAGTTGGTGGAGTTGATGTCTTTTTCCAGATAACCTTTTTCGTTGAGCTCACTAAGCAGGCTAAAGGCTTTACCGTAACCGTTGTCCATAGTGAATGGTGTTTCAGAGTTCAGCTTAGCATTAGGAAAGTCGGGATTGCCTTCAATTAGGCGTGGTGTATCATAAGCCCAAGTACCAAGTGGCCATTTGTCTTTGAAGTTGGAGGACAGTGGAATGACACCTTTTGCTTTCAGCTTCTCGCAGGCAGCCAGGAATTCATCCCAAGTCTTAGGCGTTTCGGTGATGCCGGCATCGGTGAATGCTTTTTTGTTATAAACAATTCCGGAAGTAGAGTTCCCTGTAGTAATTCCGTACAGCTTACCATCAAAGGATTTGAAGTCTTTAAAGGTGATTTGGTCATTCAAACCGAGATCATCCAGTGAAGCAAAGTATTTCGGCAAGTCAGAGTTAGGGATGGAAGGAATAAACATAACATCTGGAAGCTCGCCGCTGGCCATTCTGACTTTAGCCTGTTGGTTATAGTCGGTTTGGGAAGCTTCGAACTCGACTTTAATGTTCGGGTATTTTTCATTAAAGCGCTTTACATATTCGTCATATTCTTTACCGATCATGTCTGTTCTGTTAGTTAGGAAGGTGATTTTGCCGCTGATATCAGCTCCTGCTGCAGGTTCTGCAGTTGCATTCGTGTCACCGCCGGTATTCTCTGTGTTAGTTGCTGCGGGCTTATCAGTTGCGGCAGCACCGTTATTCGTGGTGTTGTCATTATTCGAACCACAGCCAGCAAGCGTTGAAGATAAGACCATAATCATAACAAAGGATAACGAAAATAACTTATTTCTCATAGCTTAATCCCCTTTTCGTTTTTATTGTTAGCGTTTACATGAACATTATAGCTTTATCGAAGCCGTTAATAAATGTATTGTATTATTATTTATTGTCTTTATTTGTTTTGTTTCTGCGTTTATAATTAGCATGTACCTAACAATAAGATAACAAAATACAAAGAATATCAAAAGGGTTCAATGAATTAATTTGAGTCTTATGCTATTTTTGAGAAGTCTATGCTTACCAAACTTAGGCATATGCTTCCGAAGCGA
It contains:
- a CDS encoding cache domain-containing sensor histidine kinase, whose protein sequence is MLSYIRLTLRKMWLFLANLPMERKLIVIFVFLISLPITYVSYLSSRSMFNSVLVNATDGAGQMTSNASDTIDRYIADLKRYTALPLYNTDVQVYLTQQNTDWEKNTGMAMFLSYLNHTKEEIIAVYLVDQYGSVFYDKDAGINELYPEERLAKWRAMSEDAGAAPVIQGRHTIRTNSNVHKEVFSVLRTINSVSTLQNIGILVFDVDINLFKGIIDPVNAVTQGNTFIVDNNGELIYASEDSAVPNLAADTQTLNTKLLLQQVNQQQDHFQIDLNGQSYLAVYTVSKQTGWTTMVTIPLTRILSPVQKNRNTLILTTLIIIAFALFVATIISHALTKPLKSLVRLMKRVQHGNLDVWQHSKYNDEIGMLGSHFNRMIVRVKDLLQEVSITEKRKQKADMRALQNQINPHFIYNTLESIRMLAESNDDPRVAKLTYLLGLQMRYSIVRNEEAVTIRQELDHVRNYYQLLEIRFPDKFRLNIDVPDELLHLPVIKLVFQPIVENAVFHGLDQKVGLGTLSITAWSEHGDAVFCVEDDGIGMDEANLRSLNNSLQTGTDNERFGIGLRNVNERIRLHYGSSFGLLVESELGVGTRVTLRIEDINAKYSEDEFI
- a CDS encoding carbohydrate ABC transporter permease, which translates into the protein MTHSKFRFTDIIKYFSLIIGVFVVLFPPYVVIVNAFKSTEEFNSSSSTALPKSFLNFDNFIAVFQRGGLLNGFGNVLIIIAITLILNILFGTMVAFVLGRFSFKLKPIVFGAYLVATIIPSITTQVATFGIIKNMGLYNTLGAPIVLYIGADVIQIILYLQFIRNIPVDLDESAMVEGASLFRIYRSIIFPLLTPATATLIILKTISIYNDMYIPYLYMPKQSLGVVTTILMRFQGVNSGEWNLICAAILLILLPTVILYFFLQRYIFEGVTSGAVK
- a CDS encoding response regulator transcription factor, coding for MLRIAIVDDEILIREGLARMISKESAEFLVIGTYSDGKHLLDELTTLQLDVVITDIRMPQINGLELIKQLKATHPQIYSILMSGFVEFNYAREAIRSSAVDYLLKPINKEQLFELLYRLDKERQLARDKEERHRSGLLLTFLHIEEPSSPLLLSSLTLPQTYFSVFVLKGSTRETVCSCADSLRQEKALSFDSLELQKGLYVWIVYSAEPLSDNDLKDIGDIMRISAHGKILHVGTSGCYNEVSKLRQAYLDAKQACNLGIYNPEPVHYANIQDIQQPEINILDHFNTIREPLIHNLQILNVTGILEWVHDLFSVLKAQQAGPDQILRVCRWIEETAQKELQEFEARNKSAPDLRLDDRIASSLSFSDIEEMFTAHFTNILTEIRTHRLEMSGTAIETIKRWISANYNQHADLNTLANMVFLTPSYLSKLFKQETGLTLTDYITEIRLRKAKHLLKNAPDLKVHEIGAEVGYGDPAYFNKLFKRVVGVTPNEYKRISIV
- a CDS encoding carbohydrate ABC transporter permease; this translates as MFGTLSYNKQKTIIIVSFLTIPLLLLATFTYYPALKLIYYSFTNWDGYSPEKPWVGLDNYREVFSNPDIFKVFTHNFAYFAMGILQNIVAIYFAVVLNSRLKGKNAFRILLFLPYIMNGVAVAFMFGYVFDTTNGSLNMLLNSIGLTGLGQTSWLGTEGLVNYSLASTGFWRFMGYNMVIYIASLQAIPRDIYEASKIDGAGSFQTLWRITLPNMKAVIQLNLFLTVTGALEVFDLPFVLTKGGPAGASQTYVQRVVDTAFAFNNYGLASAMSIILLFFVVIVLLIQQLVLSRGGDK
- a CDS encoding ABC transporter substrate-binding protein, translating into MRNKLFSLSFVMIMVLSSTLAGCGSNNDNTTNNGAAATDKPAATNTENTGGDTNATAEPAAGADISGKITFLTNRTDMIGKEYDEYVKRFNEKYPNIKVEFEASQTDYNQQAKVRMASGELPDVMFIPSIPNSDLPKYFASLDDLGLNDQITFKDFKSFDGKLYGITTGNSTSGIVYNKKAFTDAGITETPKTWDEFLAACEKLKAKGVIPLSSNFKDKWPLGTWAYDTPRLIEGNPDFPNAKLNSETPFTMDNGYGKAFSLLSELNEKGYLEKDINSTNWEQSKKDIASGKFAMYYLGNWVINQVIGAGAASDNVGFFPFPYDNSGKPSATLSPDFFYAVAKNSKNLEAAKAFVKWMIEDSGYEDFAGFISPLKGKESNLTQLKEFQATGVELVEGTVDDAKVTEIGNKAQLDLPAVVQEFVLAKDPQTVLDKWNKAWAKAKKDLGY